The following are encoded together in the Tripterygium wilfordii isolate XIE 37 chromosome 18, ASM1340144v1, whole genome shotgun sequence genome:
- the LOC119984680 gene encoding uncharacterized protein LOC119984680, protein MADHSLITYDASITLSDPTLVIGQEFPDVESCRRTLKDIAIALHFDLRIVKSDRSRFIAKCSKEGCPWRVHVAKCPGVPTFSIRTLQGEHTCEGVRNLHHQQASVGWVARSVEARIRENPQYKPKEILQDIRDQHGVAVSYMQAWRGKERSMAALHGTFEEGYRLLPAYCEQIRKTNPGSIASVFAIGQENCFQRLFISYRASIYGFINACRPLLELDRAHLKGKYLGSILCAAAIDADDALFPLAVAIVDVESDENWMWFMSELRKLLGVNTDNMPRLTILSERHKGIVEAVETHFPSACHGFCLRYVSENFRDTFKNTKLVTIFWNAVYALTAVEFESKISEMIEISQDVIPWFQHFPPQLWAVAYFEGVRYGHFMLGVTELLYNWALECHERPIVQMMEHIRHQLTTWFHDRREVCMSMTSILVPSAEKHILEAIADARCYQVLRANEVEFEIVSTERTNIVDIRTRVCSCHRWQIYGLPCAHAAAALISCGQNAHLFAEPCFTVASYRETYSQMINPIPDKSLWNEPGEGTEGGGAKADLVIHAPKIRRPPGRPRKKVLRLENFKRPKRVVQCGRCHLLGHSQKKCTMPI, encoded by the coding sequence ATGGCTGATCATTCTTTAATCACATATGATGCTTCTATTACTCTATCCGATCCTACTTTAGTTATTGGGCAAGAATTTCCTGATGTTGAAAGTTGCCGAAGAACACTGAAGGATATTGCTATAGCATTGCATTTTGACCTTCGGATAGTAAAATCAGATCGTAGCCGTTTTATCGCCAAATGTTCTAAAGAAGGTTGTCCATGGCGTGTCCATGTTGCAAAATGCCCCGGAGTTCCAACCTTTTCAATTAGAACCCTCCAGGGGGAGCATACCTGTGAAGGTGTTCGCAACCTTCATCATCAGCAAGCATCGGTTGGCTGGGTTGCTAGATCTGTAGAAGCACGTATTCGTGAAAATCCACAGTATAAGCCAAAAGAGATCTTGCAAGATATTCGTGATCAGCATGGAGTTGCTGTGTCTTATATGCAAGCCTGGCGTGGGAAGGAGCGCAGCATGGCAGCACTACATGGAACTTTCGAAGAAGGATATCGCCTTCTTCCTGCTTACTGTGAGCAAATAAGGAAAACCAACCCAGGAAGCATTGCTTCTGTTTTTGCTATAGGACAAGAAAATTGTTTCCAGCGCCTTTTCATTTCTTATCGTGCATCTATATATGGGTTTATAAATGCTTGCAGGCCTCTCTTGGAACTTGATAGAGCACATCTTAAAGGAAAATACTTGGGTTCAATACTTTGTGCAGCGGCTATTGATGCAGATGATGCACTATTTCCCCTTGCAGTGGCTATTGTTGATGTGGAAAGTGATGAAAATTGGATGTGGTTCATGTCAGAGTTGCGGAAGCTTCTTGGAGTCAACACTGATAACATGCCTAGACTTACAATACTATCTGAAAGACACAAAGGCATTGTAGAGGCTGTAGAAACACATTTTCCAAGTGCTTGTCATGGGTTTTGTCTACGCTATGTTAGTGAAAATTTCCGTGATACTTTCAAGAATACGAAGTTGGTGACTATTTTCTGGAATGCTGTTTATGCCCTTACAGCTGTTGAATTTGAGAGCAAGATATCTGAGATGATTGAAATTTCACAAGATGTGATACCATGGTTTCAACATTTCCCTCCTCAACTATGGGCTGTTGCGTATTTTGAGGGCGTACGATATGGCCATTTTATGCTAGGGGTAACAGAATTGTTGTATAACTGGGCTCTTGAATGTCATGAACGACCTATTGTGCAGATGATGGAGCATATTCGCCATCAGTTAACCACTTGGTTTCATGACCGGCGGGAAGTGTGCATGAGTATGACCTCAATTCTTGTACCATCTGCTGAGAAGCATATTTTAGAGGCTATTGCAGATGCCCGTTGTTATCAGGTATTACGTGCTAATGAAGTCGagtttgagattgtgtcaactGAACGCACAAATATTGTGGACATACGAACTCGTGTATGCTCATGTCATCGTTGGCAGATTTATGGTTTACCTTGCGCACACGCCGCTGCAGCGCTTATTTCTTGTGGGCAGAACGCCCATCTATTTGCAGAGCCTTGTTTCACAGTGGCAAGTTATCGGGAAACCTATTCACAAATGATAAATCCTATTCCAGACAAAAGTCTCTGGAATGAGCCCGGTGAAGGAACCGAGGGTGGAGGTGCCAAGGCTGATCTTGTGATACATGCACCCAAAATTCGCCGGCCCCCAGGCAGGCCCAGAAAGAAGGTTCTACGTCTGGAGAACTTCAAACGCCCGAAGAGAGTTGTCCAATGTGGTCGCTGTCATTTGTTAGGACATTCCCAAAAGAAATGTACAATGCCAATTTGA
- the LOC119983306 gene encoding transcription factor bHLH91-like, producing MVGGGSTNSVEEVSYHHPLQVDAAAMDIHLQQQLAFSNEIINNTQYHTQNQNQIYDQSNPNWVNEIGIQDMGFINPDHQQLQIDHNSNYNQSSIPETQTPEILNLFHHLPRCSASSLLPNSSISFSFPMGETNASSYDPLYHLQPPLFRELFQSLPNGGYTLPGSLFGGAGDDQDQRDQHDAGDGSVLEFNAGDIPCVNKRRGATGKKHFATERDRRENLNLKYKALQSLVPNPTKGDRASIVGDAIEYIKELLRTVNELTLLVEKKRCSRERSKRHKTEDDPAGEVESCNMKPLGGDGSLRSSWLQRKFKETEVDVRIIDDEVTIKLVQRKINCLLLVSKVLDELQLDLHHVAGGHVGDYYSFLFNSKICEGSSVYASAVANKLLEVVDRQYAAIPPSTSY from the exons ATGGTGGGTGGTGGCTCCACAAACAGTGTTGAAGAAGTCTCCTACCACCACCCTCTCCAAGTTGATGCTGCTGCCATGGATATCCACCTTCAACAGCAACTGGCCTTCTCCAATGAGATAATTAACAATACCCAATACCATACCCAGAATCAGAACCAAATTTATGATCAATCTAACCCCAACTGGGTTAATGAAATTGGGATTCAAGATATGGGTTTCATCAATCCTGACCATCAACAACTCCAGATTGATCACAACAGCAACTACAACCAGTCTTCAATCCCAGAAACTCAAACCCCAGAAATTCTCAACCTGTTCCACCACTTGCCTAGATGCTCAGCTTCCTCTTTGCTTCCGAATTCTTCAATCTCTTTTTCATTTCCGATGGGGGAGACTAACGCGTCGTCTTATGACCCACTATACCATCTGCAGCCTCCATTGTTCAGGGAGTTGTTTCAGTCCCTACCAAATGGAGGCTACACCTTGCCTGGCTCATTGTTTGGGGGTGCAGGGGATGATCAGGATCAGAGAGATCAGCACGACGCAGGGGATGGCTCGGTTCTTGAGTTCAATGCAGGGGATATTCCTTGTGTCAATAAGAGAAGGGGAGCTACTGGAAAGAAACATTTCGCCACTGAGCGCGATAGGAGAGAAAATCTGAACCTGAAGTACAAGGCCTTGCAGAGCTTGGTTCCCAACCCAACTAAG GGTGATCGAGCATCCATTGTGGGAGATGCAATTGAGTATATCAAAGAGCTTCTTAGAACTGTTAATGAGCTCACGTTACTggtagagaagaagagatgtAGCAGAGAGAGGAGCAAGAGGCACAAGACTGAAGATGATCCTGCTGGTGAAGTGGAGAGCTGTAACATGAAGCCTCTTGGTGGTGATGGGTCCTTAAGAAGTTCCTGGCTTCAGAGAAAATTCAAAGAGACCGAGGTCGATGTTCGTATAATTGATGACGAGGTTACAATCAAGCTTGTCCAGAGAAAGATCAATTGCTTGCTGTTAGTTTCCAAGGTCCTTGATGAGCTTCAGTTGGACCTTCATCATGTTGCAGGAGGCCATGTTGGAGATTACTACAGTTTTCTCTTCAACTCCAAG ATATGTGAAGGCTCTTCAGTGTATGCCAGTGCTGTAGCCAACAAACTGCTTGAGGTTGTGGACAGACAGTATGCAGCCATCCCACCAAGTACTAGTTATTAG